A region from the Streptomyces sp. 3214.6 genome encodes:
- a CDS encoding phage tail tape measure protein gives MATSTIVYALVGRDRASAVFRQVGRNANRLASTSSKIGAAIKTGLAVGAVGVVGLGAASLKAAGDFEKNMNRVAALSGATGKNLEKLRNQAKDFGKTTQYGAAQSADAMAQLATAGLDVNQIYGSMPSVLALASSEQLNLTRAAEITTNVLTGYGMSIKEIPHAVDAMVKASVKANTSVDDLGEAFKYSGPIAHQAGIQFEEAVAATALMGNAGIKASMAGTALRGAITRLLSPTKKVATTLTDLGVSVATSDGKLRPLTSIVDQLAKKGATTGQIMTIFGQRAGPGMAALIQQGSAKLAGLTKELENSGGTADKIAKIQMKGLKGEVTRLKNAWEGLMIEVGDTGLLTGATKALSKVTFAVRDLAGWVNDDGIPKVKAFAGNVADMVPVNTIKQRFGQAKAIVTDFFAGLSGKGTVDLGIPRVDAMPDVVPKSQAADIGRQIRDAFTGGIRGIDWKKIGGAVGLGLGKAVETGVSNVGKLTVAFGKLLAGIDWVGIGIGLGKFVPSLLLGFIVGLLNFDIGGLLKGLAAHWQDALLAVLFVAFLPAKWAGAIGKALGKIPFLGKLLSWSFEIFTKFSKTLVGWAGKILSSFGRGFLAGLKIVFPGLGRLLTEGLGKLAVGILAYSGRLVGFGERLIAGLGTGILKGVEGLGKFAARVIGPILKPFVRAGSWLFSKGWAVVKGFGSGIATGAKAVGGFAKTWIIDPVVAPFRTAGSWLWARGVAIVSGVKNGIVTGAKAVGSFGKTWVIDPIVGVFKTAGSWLLARGVAIVSGLKSGIVTGAKAVGGFVKVWVIDPVVGVFKASGSWLWARGSAIVSGFKNGIVTGAKAIGSFGKTWIIDPVVGAFKTSGSWLWARGAALVSGFKSGIIAGAKGIGGWALRNVIMPSVNVFLKAGTWLVGKGSALISGLKSGIVSGIKGIGSWIKSNIIDPVVNAVKSFFGIHSPSTVFAEIGGHLVGGLFKGLATTNGTDIAKKVFGDMPSALGSIVKKGIVSVAGLPGKALNALGSLGGKLGGFFKGLFGGGDGGSVGKGVQRWAPLVSQVLSMLGAPATALGPVLKRINTESGGNPNAINNWDINAKRGDPSRGLMQTIGATFSAYAGPFLQRGIYDPLASIYAGINYAMHRYGANWINVMTRPGGYAKGTKGGLAPIGQTAWVGEKGAELMQVTPKGTRILSHKDSVAYAKTNGIKVPGYASGTVANAQARVNQRQAELERAKERHYGIQAAKTRLAAAKQELANAKRRTTTDVANYIANGLKKTLTTGTAAAINSAIKSLNNRLQNAGANSMVAGNLKTSAKLQALATSKASIGAQIATAKQFAVDQASNITDFLGISGTTATSVDALIQQMKDQQKTASDFASLTASLKARGASKDLLTQLAAAGPGSQLASILGEGDVSNTVITQLNNLVASGNRLATNFGRAMADTMYDAGAQAGKGFLTGLQAQQVALQKQMESLADALVTSVKKKLKIKSPSGVFRDQVGKMVALGTAAGIDAHVPHVVATAQRMADAAAGVSTRPVVIPSPAAGAARHATGSGDQQVVINARVFIGDREITDIVRVEAEPVARKAAQAAVDKAAYRAKVGRQP, from the coding sequence AACCAGGCGAAGGACTTCGGGAAAACCACCCAGTACGGGGCCGCTCAGTCCGCGGACGCCATGGCCCAGCTCGCCACCGCGGGCCTGGACGTCAACCAGATCTACGGCTCGATGCCCTCGGTGCTGGCGCTGGCGTCGTCCGAGCAGCTCAATTTGACCCGGGCCGCGGAGATCACCACCAACGTCCTGACCGGCTACGGGATGAGCATCAAGGAGATCCCGCACGCCGTCGACGCCATGGTGAAGGCCTCCGTCAAGGCCAACACCTCGGTCGATGACCTGGGTGAGGCCTTCAAGTACAGCGGGCCGATCGCCCACCAGGCGGGCATCCAGTTCGAGGAAGCTGTCGCGGCGACCGCCCTCATGGGCAACGCGGGCATCAAGGCGTCCATGGCCGGCACCGCGCTGCGCGGAGCTATCACCCGGCTCCTGTCGCCCACCAAGAAGGTGGCGACGACGCTCACGGACCTGGGCGTCAGCGTGGCGACGTCCGACGGGAAACTGCGCCCGCTCACCTCGATCGTCGACCAGCTCGCGAAGAAGGGCGCGACGACCGGGCAGATCATGACGATCTTCGGTCAGCGGGCGGGCCCGGGCATGGCCGCGCTGATCCAGCAGGGCTCGGCCAAGCTCGCTGGGCTGACGAAGGAGTTGGAGAACTCCGGCGGCACGGCCGACAAGATCGCCAAGATCCAGATGAAGGGTCTGAAGGGCGAGGTCACCAGGCTGAAGAACGCCTGGGAAGGCCTCATGATCGAGGTCGGCGACACGGGCCTGCTCACCGGCGCCACCAAGGCCCTGTCCAAGGTCACGTTCGCCGTCCGGGATCTCGCCGGGTGGGTCAACGACGACGGCATCCCCAAGGTCAAAGCATTCGCCGGCAACGTCGCCGACATGGTGCCCGTCAACACCATCAAGCAGCGGTTCGGGCAGGCCAAGGCCATCGTCACCGACTTCTTCGCCGGCCTGTCCGGCAAGGGCACCGTCGACCTCGGCATCCCGCGCGTCGACGCCATGCCCGACGTGGTGCCGAAGTCGCAGGCCGCGGACATTGGCCGGCAGATCCGCGACGCCTTCACCGGCGGCATCCGGGGGATCGACTGGAAGAAGATCGGTGGCGCGGTCGGTCTCGGGCTCGGCAAGGCCGTCGAGACCGGCGTCAGCAACGTGGGAAAGCTGACCGTCGCCTTCGGGAAGCTGCTCGCCGGGATCGACTGGGTCGGGATCGGGATCGGCCTGGGCAAGTTCGTTCCCAGCCTCCTGTTGGGTTTCATCGTCGGCCTGCTGAATTTCGACATCGGCGGCCTACTCAAGGGACTCGCCGCTCACTGGCAGGACGCCCTCCTGGCCGTCCTGTTCGTCGCGTTCCTGCCCGCGAAGTGGGCTGGCGCGATCGGTAAAGCCCTGGGGAAGATTCCGTTCCTTGGAAAGCTTCTGAGCTGGTCCTTCGAGATCTTCACGAAGTTCTCGAAGACGCTCGTCGGCTGGGCGGGCAAGATCCTGTCGAGCTTCGGACGAGGCTTCCTCGCCGGACTGAAGATCGTTTTCCCTGGGCTGGGACGGCTCCTCACCGAGGGTCTCGGCAAGCTCGCCGTCGGCATCCTCGCTTACAGCGGCCGTCTCGTCGGCTTCGGCGAGCGCCTCATCGCGGGCCTCGGCACGGGCATCCTCAAGGGTGTCGAGGGCCTCGGCAAGTTCGCCGCGCGCGTCATCGGCCCCATCTTGAAGCCCTTCGTCCGTGCAGGATCGTGGCTCTTCTCCAAGGGCTGGGCAGTCGTCAAGGGCTTCGGCTCCGGCATCGCCACCGGCGCGAAGGCGGTCGGCGGGTTCGCCAAGACGTGGATCATCGACCCCGTCGTGGCACCGTTCAGGACGGCTGGCTCCTGGCTGTGGGCCCGGGGCGTGGCCATCGTGTCCGGCGTCAAGAACGGCATCGTCACGGGCGCGAAGGCTGTCGGATCCTTCGGCAAGACCTGGGTGATCGATCCCATTGTCGGCGTCTTCAAGACAGCCGGGTCGTGGCTCCTGGCACGCGGTGTGGCGATCGTGTCCGGTCTGAAGTCCGGCATCGTGACGGGCGCGAAGGCTGTCGGCGGCTTCGTGAAGGTCTGGGTCATCGACCCGGTCGTGGGGGTCTTCAAGGCATCCGGGTCGTGGCTGTGGGCGCGAGGCTCGGCCATCGTGTCCGGCTTCAAGAACGGCATCGTCACGGGCGCGAAGGCCATCGGATCCTTCGGTAAGACGTGGATCATCGACCCCGTCGTGGGGGCCTTCAAGACGTCCGGATCCTGGCTGTGGGCACGAGGCGCAGCGCTGGTGTCCGGCTTCAAGTCGGGGATCATCGCAGGCGCGAAGGGTATCGGCGGCTGGGCTCTGCGGAACGTCATCATGCCCAGCGTCAATGTCTTCCTCAAGGCCGGCACCTGGCTGGTGGGGAAGGGCAGTGCCCTGATCTCCGGCCTCAAGTCCGGCATCGTGTCCGGGATCAAGGGCATCGGCTCGTGGATCAAGTCGAACATCATCGACCCCGTCGTCAACGCGGTGAAAAGCTTCTTCGGCATCCACAGCCCGAGCACCGTGTTCGCCGAGATCGGCGGCCACCTGGTAGGCGGCCTCTTCAAGGGCCTTGCCACCACCAACGGAACGGACATCGCGAAGAAGGTCTTCGGCGACATGCCGTCCGCTCTGGGCTCCATCGTGAAGAAGGGCATCGTGTCCGTCGCGGGCCTGCCGGGCAAGGCCCTCAACGCGCTCGGCAGCCTCGGTGGCAAGCTCGGCGGCTTCTTCAAGGGCCTCTTCGGCGGCGGCGATGGCGGCAGCGTTGGTAAGGGCGTCCAGAGGTGGGCGCCGCTGGTGTCGCAGGTGCTGTCGATGCTCGGCGCGCCCGCCACTGCGCTGGGACCTGTGCTCAAGCGGATCAACACAGAGTCCGGCGGCAACCCGAACGCCATCAACAACTGGGACATCAACGCCAAGCGCGGCGACCCCTCGCGCGGTCTGATGCAGACGATCGGGGCGACGTTCAGCGCCTACGCCGGGCCGTTCCTCCAGCGCGGCATCTACGACCCGCTCGCGTCGATCTACGCCGGCATCAACTACGCGATGCACAGGTACGGGGCCAACTGGATCAACGTGATGACCCGGCCCGGCGGCTACGCGAAGGGCACCAAGGGCGGCTTGGCCCCGATCGGTCAAACGGCGTGGGTCGGCGAGAAGGGCGCCGAACTGATGCAGGTCACCCCGAAGGGGACCCGCATCCTGTCCCACAAGGACTCGGTGGCCTACGCCAAGACCAACGGAATCAAGGTGCCCGGGTACGCGTCGGGCACGGTCGCCAACGCGCAGGCCAGGGTCAATCAGCGCCAGGCCGAGCTGGAGCGCGCGAAGGAGCGCCACTACGGCATCCAGGCTGCGAAGACCCGGCTGGCTGCGGCCAAGCAGGAGTTGGCTAACGCCAAGCGGCGCACGACGACCGACGTCGCGAACTACATCGCCAACGGGCTGAAGAAGACGTTGACCACCGGCACGGCGGCAGCGATCAACTCGGCGATCAAGTCGCTGAACAATCGGCTGCAGAACGCCGGGGCCAACTCGATGGTCGCCGGGAACCTGAAGACGTCCGCGAAGCTCCAGGCCCTCGCCACGAGCAAGGCGTCGATCGGCGCGCAGATCGCGACGGCCAAGCAGTTCGCGGTGGACCAGGCGTCGAACATCACGGATTTCCTCGGCATCAGCGGCACGACAGCCACGTCGGTCGATGCCCTGATCCAGCAGATGAAGGACCAGCAGAAGACAGCCTCCGACTTCGCGTCGCTCACCGCGTCGCTGAAGGCGCGCGGTGCGTCGAAGGATCTGCTCACGCAGCTGGCCGCCGCCGGTCCGGGCAGCCAGCTCGCCAGCATCCTCGGCGAAGGCGACGTCTCCAACACCGTCATCACCCAGCTGAACAACCTGGTCGCAAGCGGAAACAGGCTCGCGACGAACTTCGGCCGGGCCATGGCCGACACCATGTACGACGCGGGCGCGCAGGCTGGGAAGGGCTTCCTCACCGGTCTCCAGGCACAGCAGGTGGCTCTCCAGAAGCAGATGGAGTCTCTCGCCGACGCCCTGGTCACGTCGGTGAAGAAGAAGCTGAAGATCAAGAGCCCGTCGGGGGTGTTCCGCGACCAGGTCGGCAAGATGGTCGCCCTCGGCACCGCCGCGGGGATTGACGCGCACGTCCCGCACGTCGTGGCGACCGCCCAGCGGATGGCGGACGCGGCGGCCGGGGTCTCCACACGGCCTGTGGTCATCCCGAGCCCCGCCGCAGGAGCAGCCCGGCACGCCACGGGGTCAGGCGATCAGCAGGTCGTCATCAATGCACGTGTCTTCATCGGCGACCGGGAGATCACAGACATCGTGCGGGTCGAGGCGGAGCCGGTGGCCCGGAAGGCTGCGCAGGCCGCGGTCGACAAGGCCGCTTACCGGGCGAAGGTGGGACGCCAGCCGTGA